Below is a window of Stygiolobus azoricus DNA.
AGAAAGATTACCACACCATGCGAAGATGCATTTAAGATTGTAGTTCCAGTATTAAGGTTAGCAATTGCTAAAAGACTCATAGAGAAAGGAGTGCCGGTAGTTAAAGCATCAAAGGAGGTAGGTATTTCAGCAACTACTTATGAAAAGCAGATAAAGATGAAAGGAGAACAAGTCAAGAAGGTAAACAGTGATGAAGAGATAAGTGATATGCTGGACTCCTTAGTTGGAAGAATATTAAGTGGACAGACCATAGAGACCACTTCTTTCTGCATTTTATGTTCAAGGTCTAGGAGGATCTTCAATCTTCCTCCGTGTCCGAACCTTTAAATAAGAAAGAAAGGGAAGCTATTATTATCCCAGCTACTAAACTTATTATGAAAAAAACCAAAGATAGAGAATAGACAACGTAAATCGGCGAATCATTTATGAGTACAAATCCTACAAGCACTCCTTGTGTGTAATTGTTTTTCAATAGTAATTGCGAATTGTAAAAACCTTTTCCGAAAACATAATATATCCCGTTACTATACGTTGTGTTTATTATTTGACTATTTACTGGGATTACTTGTAACGGTTCGGACGTGTTGTCTTTGTATTCAAAGACAAAGCTGGAGTAACTAATACTAATAGTGTAATTTCCCTCTGCTTTAATAGGTATAACACCCTTTATGTACGAGCTCTTTGACAGGGTCAGATGTAGGTATAAGAAAATTAAACCTACTATGATAAAAACTAGACCGATTACTAGAAAGCTCTTTTTCACAGTGATATTTTATTATGGAGAAGAGACTATAATTTTAATCCTACTATCTTAGTGTTAAAACGTTCTGTAAAATGACATTAATCTGAGTGAATAATAAGAGGCGATAGGGAAAAATTACCTAGCTTTAATTTTTTGAATCTCCTTAACAGTCCTCATGACTACCTTTATTATCTCACTCCTAGGAGGCTCTTCGTATGTGCCTTTACAAAAAGCGTCAATTGCAATTATATACGTATTGAGAGTAGTGTCCAACACCTTTATTTCGGGTTCCTTAACTATGAAATCTAATTCTTTAATCCTCTTCTTTAGTTCTGGTATCAAGTCATCTGGATCTATGTCTTTCGTAATCTCATACTTAGTCCGCACTAGCCTATACTCCTCCTTATGAACAAATATTGCAGCCTGAATCATTATGTTATTAGGTATCTTCATAATAACATTCTCGTCTGTAACTATGGTAGTGTACATCAGACCGATGTCAGTTACAATACCAGTATAACCCGGGATCAAGAAATCGTTGCTCCAAAACTTTGGAGGATAAGTAGGTGCTAAAAGTCCATATTGCCATGTAGTTATAGTTACTCTGTCTCCTATCTCGAAGGGTCTGCTGAATATTAAAAACAGTCCCGAGAACACGTTAGCCAATGAAGTCTGTAAAGCAAGACCTGCAACCAGACCGAATACAGTACCTCCAAACAGTGCACTAGTAATGCCCACGTGCAATGCTGTTAACGCAATAACCCCGACTACTGAATACCCTAGTATTTCAACGAGGAGACTAAGAGTCTCGCCGGTCGTCTTTCCAATAACATTACCGACGTGTTGCTTAAGAATCCTAGCTATAATTGTGATCATCGATATCCCAACTACAGCAATTATCAAAGCAGTTACTACGTCTTGAACTTCCAGAGGAACATGAAGTACGTTTGCTACCACATACGACGCTGCAACCCCTAAGGCAATTACTATTATCGTAAAAATAATTATATTAACTAACTTGGTATTCATAACACGTTTTAAGACTAAATTAAAAAACTAATTATCAGGGAGATATCTTACTATCACTAGCTATAATCTTCTTTGCCACCCTATTAATTATCAGAAGGATAAAGGCAAAAAGTGAAGTTCAGATAGTTAGTGAGAAACTGGATAATAGAGATCTGCTTATTATGGAAGCGATAAAGAGAGGATATAAAACTTTGACCGAGA
It encodes the following:
- a CDS encoding transcriptional regulator, with the translated sequence MRKITTPCEDAFKIVVPVLRLAIAKRLIEKGVPVVKASKEVGISATTYEKQIKMKGEQVKKVNSDEEISDMLDSLVGRILSGQTIETTSFCILCSRSRRIFNLPPCPNL
- a CDS encoding mechanosensitive ion channel family protein; its protein translation is MNTKLVNIIIFTIIVIALGVAASYVVANVLHVPLEVQDVVTALIIAVVGISMITIIARILKQHVGNVIGKTTGETLSLLVEILGYSVVGVIALTALHVGITSALFGGTVFGLVAGLALQTSLANVFSGLFLIFSRPFEIGDRVTITTWQYGLLAPTYPPKFWSNDFLIPGYTGIVTDIGLMYTTIVTDENVIMKIPNNIMIQAAIFVHKEEYRLVRTKYEITKDIDPDDLIPELKKRIKELDFIVKEPEIKVLDTTLNTYIIAIDAFCKGTYEEPPRSEIIKVVMRTVKEIQKIKAR